GCTTACAGCATTTGCCATCATATTGGTTGCTGTTGTGTTAATTATGAATATTCCTCTTATTCCAAAATTTAAAATTGAACAGGAGGATTCACTGGAAAAAATGTTATTTTATGCAGTAATCACACTTGGAATTGTTGGTGCATTTTTGTATTGGGGTGGTAGTCTTGTCTAATCAAAATACAATTCGTAATTTAATTGCGGCCGTGGTAACTGCAATATTTTCAGTTACTTTACTTGATGCAATATTCCATTTAAGCAGCATAATCAATGCTGGTGTAAGCAATATATATAATGCTTTGGGAACTCAAATTGCTCCAAACATGGTAACTGTTGTTATTTTTGATTTCAGAGCATATGATACATTAGGTGAAGCAATTATTTTATTGACTGCCGGTTTAGTAGTATTACTTGTCTTTGGTAGAGGATTATTGGAGGATAAACAATGAATCAAGGTAGTATGATTTTAAAGTTAGTGTCTTTACCAATTTCAATAATATTGATTTGTTTAGGTATAATGACTATTCTTGGAGGACATATCACTCCTGGCGGAGGATTCCAAGGTGGTGCCATGATAGCAAGTGGAGTTATATTGTCTATTCTTGTTTACGGTTTAGGTAATTCTCCATTAGAGTTTTCACATGCATATGTTGAAG
The sequence above is drawn from the Methanobrevibacter sp. genome and encodes:
- a CDS encoding hydrogenase, producing MKLYDQIFDAVKQFKKLFSPGPVTNVDVSGIVTAEIFLIISIILATMLLRHVSVLLTAFAIILVAVVLIMNIPLIPKFKIEQEDSLEKMLFYAVITLGIVGAFLYWGGSLV
- the mbhE gene encoding hydrogen gas-evolving membrane-bound hydrogenase subunit E translates to MSNQNTIRNLIAAVVTAIFSVTLLDAIFHLSSIINAGVSNIYNALGTQIAPNMVTVVIFDFRAYDTLGEAIILLTAGLVVLLVFGRGLLEDKQ